GGGCGCCCGGTGCGCCGATCACCAGAGACCAGTGGCTGATGCTGCAAAGCGACAATGTCGTGGCGAGCGGCGCCGCGGGCCTCGCCGAGCTTGGCATCACGCCCACCCCGCTCGCGGCGGTCGCCGACGGCTGGCTGGTGCAATATCGCCGCCACGGCCGGTTCACGGTCGAAACCCCCGCCTGACACCATCCCGGCCCCGGTGGTCGCGTGGTGATTGCCGGGGCGCAGCCCAGGACATTTCATGCACGACCTTGCCACCATCATCCTGCTCGGCATCATCGAGGGGCTGACCGAGTTCCTTCCCGTCTCCTCGACGGGGCATTTGATTCTGGCGAGCGAAATGCTGGGGTTCACCGGCGAAGGGTCGGCCGCGTTCAAGATCGCGATCCAGCTCGGCGCGATCCTGGCGGTGCTCGTCGCCTATCGTGCGCGTTTCTGGGGGGTCGGCATGGGGCTGCTGCGCGCCGATCCGGCGGCGGTTGCGTTCACGCGCAACATACTGATTGGCTTCCTGCCGGCGATGCTCGTCGGCGCGGTCGCCTATGAAGGAGTTCGCGCGCTGCTCGAATCGCCCGCGACCGTCGCGGTCGCGCTGCTGGTCGGCGGCATCGCGATTCTGGCGATCGAGCGCATGGTCAAGGTGGTGAAGGTCGAAAGCGTCGAGGCGATGCCGCTGCGCACCGCGATCGCCATTGGCGCGGTCCAGTGCATCGCGATGATCCCCGGCGTCAGCCGGTCGGGCGCGACGATCATGGGCGCGCTGCTGATGGGGGTCGAACGCAGGACGGCGGCCGAGTTCAGCTTTTTCCTCGCGGTGCCGACGATGATGGGTGCAACCGCCTATTCATTGTGGAAGGACCGCGCGATCCTGACCTTCGACGATATGAACGCGATTGCGATCGGGCTGTTCGTTGCCTTTCTCGTCGCGCTGGTCGTGGTCAAGGCCTTCGTGGCAATCGTCGGCCGCTTTGGTTTTGCGCCCTTCGCCTGGTATCGGATCATCGTCGGCGGCGGCGCGCTGTTATGGCTCGCATGGAAATAGGTCCGAAACGATACTAATTTGCGAAACATTATTACATCGGTCCGTTGAAACGAAAATCCGTGTCAGTTTTAGGTTAGCAATGCTGACCTAACTTGCATTTCGGCCGTGACAGCAGCCAGCCGTCTATGCAAGTCCCCACGCGACGAAGGGGATATTGCATGGTTTCCGAACGCATGCTCCAGTTTGTGGGGCGTGAACAATCCTATCCGGACAAGCGCTCGCCCGAGGAGCGCGCGCGCGACTTTCGCGAGATCGCCGAGCGCTATTCGGCGCCCGATGCCGACGCGCAGGCGGCGCGCTGCTCGCAATGCGGCGTGCCCTATTGCTCGGTGCATTGCCCCTTGCACAACCACATCCCCGACTGGCTGCGCCTGACCGCCGAGGGCCGGCTGCGCGAGGCCTATGAGCTGAGCAACGCGACCTCGACGATGCCCGAGATCTGCGGCCGCATCTGCCCGCAGGACCGCCTGTGCGAGGGCAATTGCGTCATCGAATTTTCAGGGCATGGCGCGGTGACGATCGGCAGCGTCGAAAAATATATCACCGACACCGCCTGGGCCGAGGGCTGGGTCGAACCGTTGCGCGTCGGCCCGGCGACCGGCCAGTCGGTCGGCGTGATCGGCGCGGGCCCCGCGGGCCTCACCGCCGCCGAATATCTGCGCGCCGCTGGGCACGACGTGCATGTCTACGACCGCCACGACCGCGCGGGCGGGCTGCTGACCTATGGCATCCCCGGCTTCAAGCTGGAGAAGGATGTGGTGATGCGCCGCATCGACCGGCTGGCGGCGGGCGGCATCCAGTTCCACCTGGGGTTCGAGGTCGGCAAGGACGCGACGCTCGACGGGCTGCGGCAAAAGCATGACGCGATCCTGATCGCGACCGGCGTGTACAAGGCGCGCGAGATCAACGTCCCCGGCAACGAGGCCGAAGGCGTGATCGCCGCGCTCGACTATCTGGTCGCGTCGAACCGCAAGGGTTTCGGCGATGCGGTTCCCGCCTTCGACGACGGCCGCCTGAACGCCGCAGGCAAGCATGTCGTCGTGATCGGCGGCGGCGACACCGCGATGGACTGCGTCCGCACCGCGGTGCGGCAGGGTGCCAGGTCGGTGAAATGCCTCTATCGCCGCGACCGCGAAAATATGCCGGGGTCGCAACGCGAGGTCGCCAATGCCGAAGAGGAAGGCGTCGAGTTCGTGTGGCTCTCCGCTCCCGAAAGCTTCACCGCCGACAGGCATGTCAAAGAGGTCGCGGTCGCAGGGATGCGGCTTGGCGCCCCCGATGCGAGCGGCCGCCGCAGCCCCGAGGTCGATCCGGGGCGCAGGTTCGACGTCCCCGCCGACATGGTGATCAAGGCACTGGGCTTCGATCCCGAGGAATTGCCGCACCTGTTCGGCGCCCCCGACCTCAGCGTCACGCGCTGGGGCACGCTGCGCGTCGATCACCAGACGATGATGACCAGCCTGCCCGGCGTGTTCGCCGCCGGCGACATCGTGCGCGGCGCCAGCCTGGTGGTGTGGGGAATCCGCGACGGCCGCGACGTCAGCGACCAGATGGCAAAGTGGTTGAAGGCGAAAGCGAAAAGCGAAAAGAAGGCAGCATGACCAACAGGGGAAGGAAGTTCATGATGTCGTCCTGGAAATATATGCTGCTCGCCGGCGCCGCGGCGCTTGCGCCCGCCGCCGCCCTCGCCGCGCCAACCGAAGCGCCGCTGGCGGAAGTCGTCACCACACCGGCAGAAGAGGACGCGGCCGCTCCGTTCGACAGCGAGGCCGCGGCCGCCGAAGCCAAGGCGAAGATGCAGAAGGAAATGGACGAGGTGATCACCCTCGTCGAAAAGATGTTCGATACGAAGAGCCTGCCGCCGATCGACCCCGCGCGGCTGGCGATTGCCGAGCAGACGACCGCGGCGCTGATCCCGACCGGGAGCATCGAAAAGATGCTCGACAATATGTACGGTCGGATGTTCCGCACGCTGATGGGCGAGTTCAGTGGCCAGTCGGACCTGATGCTGTCGATCAAGACCGGCGTCGAAAGCGACAAGATCGCCGCGCTCGACGATGCGACCAAGGGGCAGATCGCCGACCTGTTCGATCCCCATCGCAAGGAGCGCGAGGATCAGATCACGCGCCTCGTGATGCCGCTGATCCGCGAGGCGCTCGCCGACATGGAACCGCCAATGCGTGCGGGTCTGGCCAAGGCTTATGCGCGCAAGTTCACCGGCGCACAGCTGGCCGACCTCAACGCCTTCCTCGCGACGCCGACGGGCCAGCTCTACGCCAGCGAATGGATGGCGTTACAGGCCGATCCCGAAGTCATGGTCGCGGTGGTCAAGGCGGTGCCGCCGCTGCTCACCAAATTCATGGACCGCGCGCCCGAGATCGAAAAGGATTTCAAGGAGCTGCCCAAGGAAAGGCAGCTCGCCGATTTGAGCGACGGGGAGCTGGCGAAGCTCGCCAGGCTGATGAAGGTCGATGTGAGCGCACTCAAGGAACAGCGCGACATGTGGAATGCCGACAGCATGGAGGCGACCGAGGCGGCGGGTTCCGAGGATTATGCGGACGATGCCGCGGTCGACGCCGCAGTCGACGCCGCGGACGCCGCCGCGATGGCGGTCGAGAACAGCGAATATGACCGCAGCAACTGGTCCGATGCCGACCGCCAGCGCGTCGAGGAACTCGAAGCCGCCTATCGCAAAGCCGAAGCCGCGGCGGTCGAAAAGGCGCGCGAACGGCTCGGCCGGAACCCTTCAGACTAGGCGCTCGCCTATCCCGTCAGGACGAATATGATGACCCACTACCCCACCCCCGAACATGCGCGGCTTGCCGAACAGGGCATGTATCGCCCCGACATGGAATCCGATGCCTGCGGCGTCGGCATGGTCGCGGCGACCGACGGCAAGCCGTCACGCCGCGTCGTCGAGGCGGCGATCGAGGCCCTGCGCGCCGTGTGGCACCGCGGCGCGGTCGATGCCGACGGCATGACCGGGGATGGGGCGGGCATCCATGTCGACCTGCCCGAACGCTTTTTCGACGATGCGATCGCGGCGTCGGGGCACAAGGTGCTGCCCAACCGTCTTGCCGTCGGCATGATCTTTCTGCCGCGCACCGACCTGGGGGCGCAGGAGGAATGCCGCACGATCGTCGAGGCCGAGATCATCGACGCGGGTTTCACCATCTATGGCTGGCGGCAGGTGCCCGTCGACGTGTCGGTGATCGGCGACAAGGCGCAGCGCACGCGCCCCGAAATCGAGCAGATCATGATCGCCGGCCCGCTGCCCGAGGAACAGTCGATCGACGAGTTCGAAAAGCAGCTCTATCTCGTCCGCCGCCGGATCGAGAAAAAGGTGATCGCGGCGCAGATCGCCGATTTCTATATCTGCAGCCTGTCGGCGCGCTCGATCATCTACAAGGGGTTGTTCCTCGCCGAAAGCCTCGCGGACTTTTATCCCGACCTTGCGAACAAGCTGTTCGAGAGTCGCGTCGCGATCTTTCACCAGCGCTATTCGACCAACACCTTTCCGCAATGGTGGCTCGCGCAGCCGTTCCGCTGCCTCGCCCACAACGGCGAAATCAACACGATCCGCGGCAACAAGAACTGGATGAAGAGCCACGAGATCAAGATGGCGAGCCTCGCCTTCGGCGAGCATTCGGAGGACATCAAGCCGGTGATCCCCGCGGGGGCGTCGGACACCGCCGCGCTCGACGCGGTGTTCGAGACTTTGTGCCGCGCCGGCCGCGACGCGCCGACCGCCAAGCTGATCCTTGTGCCCGAAGCCTGGGCGAGCGACCCCGATGTGCCCGAAGCGCACAGGGCGATGTACGCCTACCTCGCCAGCGTGATGGAGCCGTGGGACGGCCCCGCCGCGCTGGCGATGACCGACGGTCGCTGGGCAGTCGCGGGCATGGACCGCAACGCGCTCCGTCCGCTGCGTTACACGCTGACCGCCGACAATCTGCTCGTCGTCGGATCCGAAAGCGGCATGGTGCTCCTGCCCGAAGCGAGCGTGCGCAAGAAGGGTCGGCTGGGTCCGGGGCAGATGATCGCGGTCGATCTGGACGAGGGCAAGGTTTACGAAGACCGCGCGATCAAGGACAAGATCGCGGGCGCCGCCGACTATGCCGCGCGCGTCAAGGGGTTCCGCACGATGGCCGACCTGCCCAGGGGCGGCCGGGCGAGCCTGCCGGCCTGGGACCGCAGCGAGCTGCTCCGCCGTCAGGTCGCCGCTGGCCTGACCATGGAGGATATGGAGCTGATCCTCGCGCCGATGGTCGAGGATGCCAAGGAAGCCGTCGGCTCGATGGGCGACGACACGCCGCTCGCCGTCATTTCGGACAAGCCGCGCCACGTCGCGCAATTTTTCCGCCAGAACTTCAGCCAGGTCACCAACCCGCCGATCGACAGCCTGCGCGAACGGCATGTGATGAGCCTGAAGACGCGCTTTGCCAACCTCGCCAACATCCTCGACGAAAAGGGGCAGAGCGATCATGTCCTCGTCATCGATTCGCCGGTGCTGGTCGGCGACGACTGGGATCGGCTGCGCGCCTATTTCGGCGATGCGGTCGCCGACATCGATTGCACCTTCCCCGTTGGCGGCGACGCCTCGACGCTGCGCGACGCAATCGCGCGCGTGCGGCGCGAGGCCGAGGACGCGGTGCGCGCGGGACGCAGCGAGCTGTTCCTGTCCGACCAGAATATCGGCGAGGACCGCGTCGGCATGGCGATGGTGCTCGCCGCCGCGGCGGTCCACACCCACCTCGTGCGCAAGGGGCTGCGCAGCTATGCCTCGATCAACGTCCGCTCGGCCGAAGTGCTCGACACCCACGCCTTTGCCGTGCTCGTCGGCGTCGGCGCGACGACGGTCCACGCCTATCTGGCCGAAGCGACGATCGCCGACCGTCACGCGCGCGGGCTGTTCGGCAGCGAACTGACGCTGGACGACTGCCGCCAGCGGTTCCGCAAGGCGATCGACGACGGGCTTCTGAAAATCCTCGCGAAGATGGGGATTGCGGTGATTTCCTCCTATCGCGGCGGCTATAATTTCGAGGCGGTGGGTTTGAGCCGCGCGCTCGTCAACGACCTGTTCCCCGGAATGCCGGCGAAGATTTCGGGCGAAGGCTATCAATCCTTGTTCATCAACGCGACCGAGAAGCATGAGGCGGCGTTCGACGGGCGCGTCACCACGCTGCCCATCGGCGGCTTCTATCGCCAGCGCGCAGGCGGCGAGGCGCATGCCTATTCGGCGCAGCTGATGCACCTGCTGCAAACCGCGGTCGCGACCGACAGCTATTCGACCTATCTGCAATTTTCGCGCGGGGTCGCCGACCTGCCGCCGATTTACCTCCGCGACCTGATGGAGTTCAACTATCCCGCGCAGGGGGTGCCGCTCGACAGCGTCGAGGCGATCACCGAAATCCGCAAGCGGTTCGTCACCCCCGGCATGTCGCTGGGCGCGCTATCGCCGGAGGCCCACGAAACGCTGGCGATCGCGATGAACCGCATCGGCGCCAAGGCGGTGTCGGGCGAAGGCGGCGAAGCGAGCGAACGTTACAAGCCCTATGCCAATGGCGACAATGCCAACAGCAATATCAAGCAGATCGCGTCGGGCCGTTTTGGCGTTACCGCCGAATATCTGGGCGCGTGCGACGAGATCGAGATCAAGGTCGCGCAGGGCGCCAAGCCCGGCGAAGGCGGCCAGCTGCCCGGTTTCAAGGTCACCGAGTTCATCGCGCGGCTGCGCCATGCGACGCCGGGTGTGACGCTCATCTCGCCCCCGCCGCACCACGACATCTATTCGATCGAGGATCTGGCGCAGCTCATCTATGACCTGAAGCAGATCAACCCGAAGGCGCGCGTTTGCGTGAAGCTCGTCAGTTCGGCGGGCATCGGCACCGTCGCCGCGGGGGTCGCGAAGGCCCATGCCGACGTCATCCTCGTCGCCGGCAACACGGGCGGCACCGGCGCCTCGCCGCAAACGAGCGTCAAATATGCCGGGACGCCGTGGGAAATGGGGCTGTCCGAAGTCAATCAGGTGCTGACCCTCAACGGCCTGCGGCACCGCATCCGCCTGCGCACCGACGGCGGCCTCAAGACCGGGCGCGACATCGTCATCGCCGCGATCCTCGGGGCCGAGGAGTTCGGCATCGGCACGCTCAGCCTCGTCGCGATGGGCTGTATCATGGTGCGCCAGTGCCACAGCAACACCTGCCCGGTCGGCGTCTGTACGCAGGATGAAAAGCTGCGGCAGAAGTTCACCGGCTCGCCCGAGAAGGTCATCAACCTGATGACTTTCATTGCAGAGGAAGTGCGCGAAATCCTGGCGAAGCTGGGCTGCCGCAGCCTCGACGAGGTGATCGGCCGCACCGAGCTTCTCCGCCAGGTCAGCCGTGGTGCCGAGCATCTCGATGACCTCGATCTGAACCCGATTCTTGCGAAGGTCGACGCCCCCGACGAGCAACGCCGCTCGCAGGGGCCGAACTTCCGTAACCCGGTGCCCGACAGCCTCGACGCGCAGATCCTCAATGACGCCAAACCCTTGTTCGAGCGCGGCGAGCGGATGCAGCTCACCTACAACGTCCGCAACACCCACCGCGCCGTCGGCACGCGCCTGTCGGCCGAGATCACTGCGAAGTTCGGCATGAAGGGGCTCGCCGACGACCATGTGCAGGTGCGGCTGCGCGGCACGGCGGGACAATCCCTGGGCGCCTTCCTGTGCCAGGGAATCACGCTCGAAGTGTTCGGCGACGCCAACGACTATGTCGGCAAGGGACTGTCGGGCGGACGCATCATCGTGCGCCCCACGGTGTCTAGCCCGCTCGTCAGCCAGCACAACAGCATCGTCGGCAACACCGTCCTCTACGGCGCGACCGCGGGCACCCTGCTCGCGGCGGGCCAGGCGGGCGAGCGCTTTGCGGTGCGTAACTCGGGCGCCGATGTCGTCGTCGAAGGCTGCGGCGCGAACGGCTGCGAATATATGACCGGCGGCACTGCCGTCATCCTCGGCCCTGTCGGCTCGAACTTCGGCGCCGGTATGACGGGCGGCATGGCCTTCGTGCTCGACACCGACGAGCAGTTCGAACGCCGCGCGAACGGCGAATCGATCGTCTGGCAGCGCCTTGCGAGCAGCCATTGGGAGGGCGTTCTCAAGGCACTGGTCGAGGATCACGCCAAGGCCACGGGCAGCAAATGGTCGGCCGAAATCCTCGCCGACTGGGACCGCTGGCGGCGCCGTTTCTGGCAGGTGTGCCCGAAGGAGATGCTGAGCCGCCTGACGCATTCGCTGAACGAGGAGGCGGTCGAGGTGGTCGCGGCCGAATGACCCGTCGCGGCGGCGGCGCGCTTTGTCGCATCACCGCAAGGCGTTCAGCGCAGCGAAAGCGTGGCGCGCCTATCGCCCGGCATCGACTCCGCATCCCCTGAAAGGATGACGCCATGCGTTTGCTTGTTGCCGCCCTCCCCCTTTTCGCGCTCGCCGCGCCACTGCCCGCTGTCGCGGCCGACGGCGAAGCGCGCGATACCGTCGCAACGCTCAACGATCCGGCGATGCAGGACCGCATGGCCGACACGATCAGCGCGATCGTCGGCGCGCTGATGCAGATGCCGGTCGGGCCGCTCGCCGAAGCGGTCGCGCGCGTCGATCCCGATTCCGGCGCCGCCTATATCCCCGCCGACGCGACGCTCGGCGAACTGGCGGGACGCGATCCCGACTTTGCCGATCGCATGGCCGACGATGTGCGGGCGGGAACACGCGTGGCTGGGCACGCCGTGTCGGCGATCGCGGCTTACGCCCCGCTACTCAAGGACATGGCACGCGACCTTGCCGCGCAATGGGAGCGCGAACGGGCGGCGCCGCGCCATTAGAGCGGCGTGCTGTAGATCTGACCCACCGGGATTGCAGCCTCGACCACAGCGTCGGTTTGATATTTTATCTTCGGAAGTGGGCCACTGCCTTCGCGGGGGCACAATGTGGTGTGGACGATTGCGTCCATAGGCGTTGCACCCCCTGCCCTGCTGCCGCTATGCCAGATTCATGTGGCAACTCTATCAATTTCCGCTCTGCCCCTTTTCGCGCAAGGTCCGCCTGCTGCTCGGCGAAAAGGGTGTCGGTTACGAATTGGTGCGCGAATCGCCGTGGGAGCGGCGCGACGAGTTCATCGACCTCAATCCCGCGGGTCGCACCCCGGTGATGGTCGATCAGGTGCGCGGGCAG
This DNA window, taken from Sphingopyxis alaskensis RB2256, encodes the following:
- a CDS encoding NAD(P)-dependent oxidoreductase; the protein is MVSERMLQFVGREQSYPDKRSPEERARDFREIAERYSAPDADAQAARCSQCGVPYCSVHCPLHNHIPDWLRLTAEGRLREAYELSNATSTMPEICGRICPQDRLCEGNCVIEFSGHGAVTIGSVEKYITDTAWAEGWVEPLRVGPATGQSVGVIGAGPAGLTAAEYLRAAGHDVHVYDRHDRAGGLLTYGIPGFKLEKDVVMRRIDRLAAGGIQFHLGFEVGKDATLDGLRQKHDAILIATGVYKAREINVPGNEAEGVIAALDYLVASNRKGFGDAVPAFDDGRLNAAGKHVVVIGGGDTAMDCVRTAVRQGARSVKCLYRRDRENMPGSQREVANAEEEGVEFVWLSAPESFTADRHVKEVAVAGMRLGAPDASGRRSPEVDPGRRFDVPADMVIKALGFDPEELPHLFGAPDLSVTRWGTLRVDHQTMMTSLPGVFAAGDIVRGASLVVWGIRDGRDVSDQMAKWLKAKAKSEKKAA
- a CDS encoding undecaprenyl-diphosphate phosphatase, translated to MHDLATIILLGIIEGLTEFLPVSSTGHLILASEMLGFTGEGSAAFKIAIQLGAILAVLVAYRARFWGVGMGLLRADPAAVAFTRNILIGFLPAMLVGAVAYEGVRALLESPATVAVALLVGGIAILAIERMVKVVKVESVEAMPLRTAIAIGAVQCIAMIPGVSRSGATIMGALLMGVERRTAAEFSFFLAVPTMMGATAYSLWKDRAILTFDDMNAIAIGLFVAFLVALVVVKAFVAIVGRFGFAPFAWYRIIVGGGALLWLAWK
- the gltB gene encoding glutamate synthase large subunit; the protein is MMTHYPTPEHARLAEQGMYRPDMESDACGVGMVAATDGKPSRRVVEAAIEALRAVWHRGAVDADGMTGDGAGIHVDLPERFFDDAIAASGHKVLPNRLAVGMIFLPRTDLGAQEECRTIVEAEIIDAGFTIYGWRQVPVDVSVIGDKAQRTRPEIEQIMIAGPLPEEQSIDEFEKQLYLVRRRIEKKVIAAQIADFYICSLSARSIIYKGLFLAESLADFYPDLANKLFESRVAIFHQRYSTNTFPQWWLAQPFRCLAHNGEINTIRGNKNWMKSHEIKMASLAFGEHSEDIKPVIPAGASDTAALDAVFETLCRAGRDAPTAKLILVPEAWASDPDVPEAHRAMYAYLASVMEPWDGPAALAMTDGRWAVAGMDRNALRPLRYTLTADNLLVVGSESGMVLLPEASVRKKGRLGPGQMIAVDLDEGKVYEDRAIKDKIAGAADYAARVKGFRTMADLPRGGRASLPAWDRSELLRRQVAAGLTMEDMELILAPMVEDAKEAVGSMGDDTPLAVISDKPRHVAQFFRQNFSQVTNPPIDSLRERHVMSLKTRFANLANILDEKGQSDHVLVIDSPVLVGDDWDRLRAYFGDAVADIDCTFPVGGDASTLRDAIARVRREAEDAVRAGRSELFLSDQNIGEDRVGMAMVLAAAAVHTHLVRKGLRSYASINVRSAEVLDTHAFAVLVGVGATTVHAYLAEATIADRHARGLFGSELTLDDCRQRFRKAIDDGLLKILAKMGIAVISSYRGGYNFEAVGLSRALVNDLFPGMPAKISGEGYQSLFINATEKHEAAFDGRVTTLPIGGFYRQRAGGEAHAYSAQLMHLLQTAVATDSYSTYLQFSRGVADLPPIYLRDLMEFNYPAQGVPLDSVEAITEIRKRFVTPGMSLGALSPEAHETLAIAMNRIGAKAVSGEGGEASERYKPYANGDNANSNIKQIASGRFGVTAEYLGACDEIEIKVAQGAKPGEGGQLPGFKVTEFIARLRHATPGVTLISPPPHHDIYSIEDLAQLIYDLKQINPKARVCVKLVSSAGIGTVAAGVAKAHADVILVAGNTGGTGASPQTSVKYAGTPWEMGLSEVNQVLTLNGLRHRIRLRTDGGLKTGRDIVIAAILGAEEFGIGTLSLVAMGCIMVRQCHSNTCPVGVCTQDEKLRQKFTGSPEKVINLMTFIAEEVREILAKLGCRSLDEVIGRTELLRQVSRGAEHLDDLDLNPILAKVDAPDEQRRSQGPNFRNPVPDSLDAQILNDAKPLFERGERMQLTYNVRNTHRAVGTRLSAEITAKFGMKGLADDHVQVRLRGTAGQSLGAFLCQGITLEVFGDANDYVGKGLSGGRIIVRPTVSSPLVSQHNSIVGNTVLYGATAGTLLAAGQAGERFAVRNSGADVVVEGCGANGCEYMTGGTAVILGPVGSNFGAGMTGGMAFVLDTDEQFERRANGESIVWQRLASSHWEGVLKALVEDHAKATGSKWSAEILADWDRWRRRFWQVCPKEMLSRLTHSLNEEAVEVVAAE
- a CDS encoding DUF2059 domain-containing protein; translated protein: MTNRGRKFMMSSWKYMLLAGAAALAPAAALAAPTEAPLAEVVTTPAEEDAAAPFDSEAAAAEAKAKMQKEMDEVITLVEKMFDTKSLPPIDPARLAIAEQTTAALIPTGSIEKMLDNMYGRMFRTLMGEFSGQSDLMLSIKTGVESDKIAALDDATKGQIADLFDPHRKEREDQITRLVMPLIREALADMEPPMRAGLAKAYARKFTGAQLADLNAFLATPTGQLYASEWMALQADPEVMVAVVKAVPPLLTKFMDRAPEIEKDFKELPKERQLADLSDGELAKLARLMKVDVSALKEQRDMWNADSMEATEAAGSEDYADDAAVDAAVDAADAAAMAVENSEYDRSNWSDADRQRVEELEAAYRKAEAAAVEKARERLGRNPSD